The genomic window GTAGACTTAATTGATGAAGTGATTACAGTCAGTGATGAAGAAGCGATCGCTTATAGTCGGCGTTTAGCCAGAGAAGAAGGGCTATTATCTGGAATTTCTAGTGGTGCAGCTTTATGTGCTGCTGTTCGTGTAGCCCAACGCCCAGAAAATGCGGGACGCTTAATCGTGATGATTCAGCCCAGTTTTGGCGAAAGATATTTGAGTACGCCGTTATTCCAAGACCTAGAGGCTAAGGTAGCCACTAGCGTCAGCTAACAATCAAGTGGATGAATGGTCGATTTTAAACAAGATTCTAACCACTATGACACTCTCAAAGTGAGTTCTAGTGCTAGCCAAGCGGAGATTAAGCAAGCCTATCGCCGCTTGGTGAAATTATTTCATCCTGATAGTAATCAGGACACGGCTAACCATGAGCAGATTATCCGCATTAACGCAGCCTATGAAGTTTTAGGCGATAGTCAAACTCGCCTCAATTATGACAATCAACTGCGGGGTGAGTCTCTCAAATTAAATAGCGATCGCCTACAGCGTACAGCCTCAGCGCAAAAACATTACCAAACTAAACGTAAGTCAGGAAAAGACGCTGATGAGCAAGTTGAGGAATGGCTGCGCCTAGTATATCAACCAGTCA from Nostoc sp. UHCC 0870 includes these protein-coding regions:
- a CDS encoding J domain-containing protein: MVDFKQDSNHYDTLKVSSSASQAEIKQAYRRLVKLFHPDSNQDTANHEQIIRINAAYEVLGDSQTRLNYDNQLRGESLKLNSDRLQRTASAQKHYQTKRKSGKDADEQVEEWLRLVYQPVNRLLCSILNSLEEQIEELAADPFDDELLDEFQEYLQQCKADLKQAQITFRSLPNPPSLARAAAHLYYSLSQVGDGLEELAYFPLNYDERYLHTGQELFRIATRLHCEAQASVE